One genomic window of Streptomonospora nanhaiensis includes the following:
- a CDS encoding ATP-binding cassette domain-containing protein yields the protein MAGGADRLRTGSADEGGAARPPRLLAGRRRWTFALLVAVGFGQAASAIAWAWLVGRIAGGLGGGTAAGGGGAALLDALLAPLPLQAPAPVPDPAPPVLAWLVALVSSAAALLYAERVLAERLGQSWVADVRTSLFRRVITSPARTAGRGRSTGGTSLRMMGNLSALRRWATLGLAKVAVAVPLLAGCLVAFALIDPSVALAAGATTACGLGATAALAPWLRSAHRAARRRQARVAAHVVERVGAPQVVQAFGRERGERRVLTRRSRKLADAQVRRARAVGAARAIGEATTLLATAAVLVAVGAAGQGAGAAAVAVAIVGVMVTPLRELTRISEYRSACAVAMRQVRAELARPRRRLPGRTAPALPKGRGELVLEGVRINGVLAPVTARVPAGAVVAVTGRNGSGKSTLLSVIAGLVPPDGGRVLLDGADIATHRTESVRAAIGLAGPHLPLMRGTIADNVRYADPKADARRLHEAVRASGLDELLAELPDGLRTPVRESGAGLSAGQQQRVALARALLPGPRLLLLDEADAHLDARAAEVVDRVIAGFSGTVIVVAHRPERLRSADVVWRLDRGLLREEPGGPDAAG from the coding sequence GTGGCCGGCGGCGCGGACCGCCTCCGCACGGGCTCCGCCGACGAGGGCGGCGCGGCGCGGCCCCCGCGCCTGCTGGCGGGGCGCCGCCGGTGGACGTTCGCGCTGCTGGTCGCGGTGGGGTTCGGACAGGCGGCCTCGGCCATCGCGTGGGCCTGGCTGGTCGGCCGGATCGCCGGCGGCCTGGGCGGGGGGACGGCGGCCGGAGGCGGCGGCGCCGCGCTCCTCGACGCGCTGCTCGCCCCGCTGCCCCTCCAGGCGCCCGCACCGGTGCCCGACCCGGCCCCGCCCGTGCTCGCGTGGCTGGTCGCCCTGGTGTCCTCGGCCGCCGCGCTGCTCTACGCCGAGCGGGTCCTGGCCGAGCGGCTGGGGCAGTCGTGGGTGGCCGACGTCCGCACGAGCCTGTTCCGCCGCGTCATCACCTCCCCCGCCCGCACGGCCGGCCGCGGGCGCTCCACCGGCGGCACCTCGCTGCGCATGATGGGCAACCTCAGCGCCCTGCGCCGGTGGGCCACCCTCGGGCTGGCCAAGGTCGCCGTGGCGGTCCCGCTGCTGGCCGGGTGCCTGGTGGCGTTCGCGCTGATCGACCCCTCGGTCGCGCTCGCGGCGGGCGCCACGACCGCGTGCGGCCTGGGCGCCACCGCCGCGCTGGCGCCCTGGCTCCGATCGGCGCACCGGGCGGCGCGCCGCCGCCAGGCCCGGGTGGCCGCGCACGTGGTGGAGCGGGTCGGGGCCCCGCAGGTGGTGCAGGCGTTCGGGCGGGAGCGGGGGGAGCGCCGCGTCCTGACCCGCCGCTCGCGCAAGCTGGCCGACGCCCAGGTGCGGCGCGCCCGCGCGGTGGGCGCGGCCCGCGCCATCGGCGAGGCGACCACCCTGCTGGCGACCGCGGCCGTGCTGGTGGCGGTCGGCGCCGCCGGACAGGGCGCGGGCGCGGCGGCGGTGGCCGTCGCGATCGTGGGGGTCATGGTCACCCCGCTGCGGGAGCTGACCCGCATCAGCGAGTACCGCTCGGCCTGCGCCGTCGCCATGCGCCAGGTGCGGGCCGAACTCGCGCGCCCGCGCCGGCGGCTGCCCGGCCGCACCGCGCCCGCGCTGCCCAAGGGCCGGGGAGAGCTGGTCCTGGAGGGGGTGCGCATCAACGGCGTGCTCGCCCCGGTCACCGCGCGCGTCCCGGCCGGTGCGGTCGTCGCCGTCACCGGCCGCAACGGCAGCGGAAAGTCGACGCTGCTGTCGGTGATCGCCGGGCTCGTCCCACCCGACGGCGGGCGGGTGCTGCTGGACGGCGCCGACATCGCCACGCACCGGACCGAGTCGGTGCGCGCGGCCATCGGGCTCGCCGGGCCGCACCTGCCGCTGATGCGCGGCACGATCGCCGACAACGTCCGCTACGCCGACCCCAAGGCCGACGCCCGCCGGCTGCACGAGGCGGTCCGCGCGAGCGGCCTGGACGAGTTGCTGGCGGAACTGCCCGACGGCCTGCGCACGCCCGTGCGGGAGTCGGGCGCCGGGCTGTCGGCCGGCCAGCAGCAGCGTGTCGCGCTGGCCCGTGCGCTGCTGCCCGGCCCGCGCCTGCTCCTGCTCGACGAGGCCGACGCCCACCTCGACGCCCGCGCCGCCGAGGTGGTGGACCGCGTGATCGCCGGGTTCTCCGGCACGGTCATCGTGGTCGCCCACCGCCCCGAGCGCCTGCGGTCGGCCGACGTGGTCTGGCGCCTGGACCGCGGGCTGCTGCGCGAGGAGCCCGGCGGCCCGGACGCGGCCGGCTAG
- a CDS encoding DUF6875 domain-containing protein, with translation MNTPAGQITAALDWMTTFLITPHPEIGRKGAVCPFVEPAMRGQTLRVEHRRVPAHATVDDIAALVDHMAEVFTTAHWKHPNRVLHALVVVVDGLPPDRTRVLDDAHPLVKPALVRRRLMLGQFHPHCPDTAARNPAFPVSRSPVPLLAMRHMAFHDVLFLHQDRAWFTSYAQAFGHRYRRGTIPDPLFTDLYTQACRRWGIPE, from the coding sequence ATGAACACCCCCGCCGGCCAGATCACCGCCGCCCTGGACTGGATGACCACCTTCCTCATCACCCCCCACCCCGAAATCGGCCGCAAAGGCGCCGTCTGCCCCTTCGTCGAACCCGCCATGCGCGGCCAGACCCTGCGCGTGGAGCACCGCCGCGTCCCCGCCCACGCCACCGTCGACGACATCGCCGCCCTCGTCGACCACATGGCCGAGGTCTTCACCACCGCCCACTGGAAGCACCCCAACCGCGTCCTGCACGCCCTGGTCGTCGTCGTCGACGGCCTGCCCCCCGACCGCACCCGCGTCCTCGACGACGCCCACCCCCTCGTCAAACCCGCCCTGGTCCGCCGCCGCCTCATGCTCGGCCAGTTCCACCCGCACTGCCCCGACACCGCCGCCCGCAACCCCGCCTTCCCCGTCTCCCGCTCCCCCGTCCCCCTCCTGGCCATGCGCCACATGGCCTTCCACGACGTCCTCTTCCTCCACCAGGACCGCGCCTGGTTCACCTCCTACGCCCAGGCCTTCGGCCACCGCTACCGGCGCGGCACCATCCCCGACCCCCTCTTCACCGACCTCTACACCCAGGCCTGCCGCCGCTGGGGAATCCCCGAATAA
- a CDS encoding sulfotransferase family protein → MVKVIGAGLGRTGSFSLRAALERLGFGPCHHMASLGENPGLIDEWESVVRGDPVDWPRLLAGFGSTVDWPSCAYWRELADAFPQAKVVLTVRDPDRWYDSARSTICRYTAPQRGIEGLLTRMENRLYPELGRRRELCRKLVWDGTFGGRFAEREHALNIFRRHNDTVRAEIPADRLLVFEVRQGWEPLCSFLGVEVPDEPFPHLNDSESFRRTASERRFRALTFRRQITPENSAIR, encoded by the coding sequence ATGGTGAAAGTCATCGGAGCCGGTCTGGGCCGGACCGGAAGTTTCTCGCTCCGGGCCGCACTCGAACGCCTGGGATTCGGCCCGTGCCACCACATGGCCTCGCTGGGCGAAAACCCCGGCCTGATCGACGAATGGGAATCCGTCGTGCGCGGCGACCCCGTCGACTGGCCGCGGCTGCTCGCGGGCTTCGGCTCCACCGTCGACTGGCCCTCCTGCGCCTACTGGCGCGAGCTCGCGGACGCATTTCCCCAGGCCAAGGTGGTTCTGACCGTCCGCGACCCCGACCGCTGGTACGACAGCGCGCGCTCCACCATCTGCCGCTACACGGCACCCCAGCGCGGGATCGAGGGGCTCCTGACCCGAATGGAGAACCGCCTGTACCCGGAATTGGGCCGGCGGCGAGAACTCTGCCGGAAACTGGTCTGGGACGGCACTTTCGGCGGACGGTTCGCCGAACGCGAACACGCCCTTAACATCTTCCGCCGGCACAACGACACCGTCCGCGCGGAAATCCCCGCCGATCGGCTGCTCGTTTTCGAGGTGCGCCAGGGCTGGGAGCCGCTGTGCTCCTTTCTGGGGGTCGAGGTCCCCGACGAGCCCTTCCCTCACCTGAACGACTCCGAGTCGTTCCGCCGCACGGCCTCGGAGCGCCGTTTTCGGGCGCTTACCTTCCGCAGGCAGATAACCCCCGAGAACTCGGCCATCCGATGA